Genomic DNA from Lottiidibacillus patelloidae:
CTTCAGCAGCGATAACATCTGCATTTTTTAGCTCATTAATTGCTCGAAATGTCATATCTTCAAGGTTTCCAATTGGAGTTGGAACTAGTATTAATCTTCCTTTATTGCTTTCTTTATGAAAGCTTTTCTGAATCCACAACTTTTGCATCCCTCGTTTTCACTAACTTCAACTTTTGTTGTTTTGTCAGCTTTTTTATTTTGTATTCCTCTTTTAATGCTTCACTTTTATTAGTAAATTGCTTTTCATAAATAAGCGTAACAGGAAGTCGCCCCCTTGTATACTTAGCTCCTTTGCCAGAAGAATGTACTTGCAGTCGCTTTTGTACATTATTTGTATATCCTGTATAAAGCGTACCATCTCGGCACTCTAAGATATAAACATAATGATTATTCTCCATATAGCATACCTTTCATTTCTTCGGTATATTCTCCGTTAGCTTGATAGACAAGTAGTGGCGGTAAAATTTTCAAATCTGATT
This window encodes:
- a CDS encoding GIY-YIG nuclease family protein; protein product: MENNHYVYILECRDGTLYTGYTNNVQKRLQVHSSGKGAKYTRGRLPVTLIYEKQFTNKSEALKEEYKIKKLTKQQKLKLVKTRDAKVVDSEKLS